In the genome of Ignavibacteria bacterium, one region contains:
- a CDS encoding ABC transporter permease → MNFFSEIKENILISFNAINANKLRSLLATLGIVIGITAVTLMQTAIEGINRAFEKSIAAVGADVLYVQKFEWFGKEDWSFYKNRKDITMQQYDFLNVNSQTSAIMAPSVGTNRTLRYRDLVLQNVFVLGSTWEYQEVSGFNMAEGRYFTQRETDGGYPVCVIGTDIRDAFFPNTDPLGKTIKVGTYSFKIIGVVAKQGSLLGLFSLDNRVIVPIERFFTLFGDKRGLTINVKAADINNLEETKEEIKGLMRKARKVPYGQPDDFGINAQEAFQTTYESLTGLIKVIGTMITMLALIVGSVGIANIMFVSVKERTREIGIRKALGAKKRTIRFQFLIESSMICLLGGIIGLLIAFPISLLIDALVLPTSMPLWIVALAIFISLLFGILAGFFPAYSAAKMDPVDSLRYE, encoded by the coding sequence ATGAATTTCTTTTCCGAAATAAAAGAAAATATTTTAATTTCGTTTAATGCGATTAATGCGAATAAGCTAAGGTCATTACTTGCCACTTTGGGTATTGTAATCGGTATTACTGCCGTTACGCTTATGCAGACTGCGATTGAGGGTATTAACCGTGCTTTCGAGAAAAGTATTGCCGCAGTTGGCGCAGATGTTCTTTATGTTCAGAAGTTTGAATGGTTCGGAAAAGAAGACTGGAGTTTTTACAAAAATAGAAAAGACATTACGATGCAGCAGTATGATTTTCTTAATGTAAATTCACAGACATCTGCTATAATGGCTCCTTCTGTCGGTACAAACCGTACATTACGATATCGTGATTTGGTTTTGCAGAATGTTTTTGTGCTTGGCTCGACATGGGAATACCAGGAGGTCAGCGGTTTTAATATGGCTGAGGGAAGATATTTTACACAGAGGGAAACCGACGGCGGTTATCCTGTATGCGTGATAGGAACTGACATTCGAGATGCATTTTTTCCCAACACAGATCCTCTTGGAAAAACAATTAAAGTCGGCACATATTCATTTAAAATTATCGGAGTTGTTGCAAAGCAGGGAAGCTTGTTAGGTTTATTTAGCTTGGATAACCGCGTCATAGTTCCCATAGAAAGATTTTTTACTTTATTCGGTGATAAACGCGGATTAACGATTAATGTTAAAGCTGCTGACATAAACAATCTCGAGGAAACCAAAGAAGAAATAAAAGGATTGATGCGAAAGGCAAGGAAAGTTCCTTATGGTCAGCCGGATGATTTTGGTATTAATGCTCAGGAGGCATTCCAGACAACTTATGAAAGTTTAACCGGTCTTATAAAAGTTATTGGAACGATGATAACGATGCTTGCTCTTATTGTCGGTTCGGTCGGAATTGCAAACATTATGTTCGTCTCTGTAAAAGAACGGACGCGGGAAATTGGTATTCGTAAAGCTCTTGGAGCAAAAAAACGGACAATCAGGTTTCAGTTTTTGATTGAGTCGAGCATGATTTGTCTTCTCGGCGGGATAATCGGTCTTTTAATTGCATTTCCAATTAGTTTATTAATAGATGCGCTTGTCCTGCCTACTTCTATGCCGTTATGGATTGTTGCGCTTGCAATTTTTATATCGCTGTTATTCGGAATTCTTGCAGGGTTTTTCCCTGCATACTCGGCAGCTAAAATGGATCCTGTCGATTCATTAAGATATGAATAA
- a CDS encoding ABC transporter permease, giving the protein MNILEIIKLSFGTLSNNKLRATLTLIGIIIGVFSIIAIMTLLNALQAGIETGLSELGSNTYQVQKYPALQMGGPEGNSKYRNRPDITYDQGMRLKETATIYKYMSLEDYIYEKTFRSEYDHTNPNNYIGGVIPEYLECNNRAVGLGRFISQVDVDYAKNVCVVGIDVTDKLFPNMNPIGKTVILDNIPYEIIGVFEPKGESFGVSGDNFALIPISTMQKLYGKNTRSLNIAIQAPSKDTYNESQENVISVLRAIRKVPPGEPNNFEIYSNESLISTVNEFTAYFKYGAGFISFISLLAAGIGIMNIMLVSVTERTREIGIRKAIGAKKTTILTQFLIEAIILCQFGGLIGIILGVLTGNLIGLYLQSPVVIPYDWVIIGLIVCSTVGIVFGVYPAAKAAKLNPIDALRYE; this is encoded by the coding sequence ATGAATATACTTGAAATCATAAAACTTTCTTTCGGAACGTTAAGCAATAACAAGCTGAGAGCTACTCTAACGCTCATCGGTATTATCATAGGTGTATTTTCCATAATTGCAATTATGACTTTGCTCAATGCGCTTCAGGCAGGAATTGAAACAGGATTATCCGAACTCGGCAGCAACACATATCAGGTGCAGAAATATCCCGCGCTTCAGATGGGTGGACCTGAAGGTAATTCAAAATACAGAAACAGACCCGACATTACTTATGACCAGGGCATGCGTTTAAAAGAAACGGCAACGATTTATAAATACATGTCGCTTGAAGATTATATTTATGAAAAAACTTTCAGGTCGGAATATGACCATACAAATCCTAATAATTATATCGGAGGCGTTATACCTGAATATCTTGAATGCAATAACAGAGCCGTCGGACTCGGCAGATTTATTTCACAGGTTGATGTTGATTATGCGAAAAATGTTTGCGTAGTCGGGATTGACGTGACAGATAAACTTTTTCCGAATATGAACCCCATAGGAAAAACAGTAATACTCGATAATATTCCGTATGAAATCATAGGTGTATTCGAGCCGAAAGGGGAAAGCTTCGGAGTAAGCGGAGATAATTTTGCATTAATCCCTATTTCAACGATGCAGAAACTTTACGGTAAAAATACACGCTCGCTTAATATTGCAATTCAGGCACCCAGTAAAGATACATACAATGAATCGCAGGAAAATGTCATTAGTGTTTTGCGCGCAATCAGAAAAGTGCCTCCAGGCGAACCGAATAATTTCGAAATTTATTCCAATGAATCTCTTATCAGCACAGTAAATGAATTTACTGCTTATTTCAAATACGGCGCAGGATTTATTTCATTTATTTCGCTTCTCGCTGCAGGTATCGGTATTATGAACATTATGCTTGTATCTGTTACAGAGCGTACAAGAGAAATAGGGATACGTAAAGCCATTGGTGCAAAGAAAACCACAATACTTACGCAATTTTTAATTGAGGCAATTATTCTCTGTCAGTTTGGAGGTTTGATAGGCATTATACTCGGTGTGTTAACAGGAAATCTCATAGGTCTGTATTTGCAGTCTCCTGTTGTAATTCCTTATGACTGGGTTATAATAGGTCTTATTGTGTGTTCAACAGTCGGAATAGTCTTTGGTGTTTATCCTGCGGCAAAAGCAGCGAAGTTGAATCCTATTGACGCTCTCAGGTATGAATAA
- a CDS encoding phosphotransferase has product MSYNTPTFLDNFRKLFHKKFADDILSIEPLIAGASKRQIYRISTENKKYIVIFNENVSENKAFIKFTQIFKANGFNVPEIYIVSNDSLYYLEEDLGDETLFSYCKSHKCENLYLEALRQLAYIQIELKNKIDYNYCYETKIFDNAQLEFDLNKFNNSFVKQFEIQFSGKNFENIKKYLLDSLDKADKSYFIYRDYQPRNIMLYKNEFYFIDYQSGRKGPLYYDVVSFIFSGSSNITNENKLKYLEQYNNILKTNFNLDYSDKIKEFYDIAVMRILQMLGSYGSTYSTKKDTSYLKKINKQVDNILFVVENSDVPEMKKLYELVSGFNETIIHT; this is encoded by the coding sequence ATGAGTTATAACACACCAACTTTTTTAGATAACTTCAGAAAATTATTCCATAAAAAATTTGCTGATGATATACTAAGCATTGAACCTCTAATTGCAGGAGCATCAAAAAGACAAATTTACCGTATATCGACGGAAAATAAAAAATATATTGTCATTTTCAACGAGAATGTTTCTGAAAATAAAGCCTTCATAAAATTTACTCAAATTTTCAAAGCTAACGGGTTCAATGTTCCTGAGATTTACATTGTTTCAAATGATTCCTTGTATTACCTCGAAGAAGATTTAGGCGATGAAACACTTTTCTCGTATTGCAAATCACACAAATGCGAAAATTTATATTTGGAAGCATTGAGACAGCTTGCATATATTCAGATTGAATTGAAAAATAAAATTGATTACAATTATTGTTACGAAACAAAAATTTTTGATAATGCTCAGCTTGAATTTGACCTTAACAAATTCAATAATTCTTTTGTTAAACAATTTGAAATCCAATTTTCCGGAAAAAACTTTGAAAACATTAAGAAATATCTCCTTGATTCATTAGACAAAGCAGATAAAAGCTATTTCATATATCGTGATTATCAACCCCGCAATATAATGCTGTATAAGAATGAATTTTATTTTATTGATTATCAGTCAGGAAGGAAAGGACCTCTTTATTATGATGTTGTTTCTTTTATTTTCTCCGGAAGTTCAAATATTACCAATGAAAATAAGTTAAAATATCTCGAACAATATAATAATATTTTAAAAACTAACTTTAATTTAGATTATTCGGATAAGATAAAAGAATTTTATGATATAGCTGTTATGAGAATTTTACAGATGCTTGGCAGTTACGGGTCTACTTACTCCACAAAAAAAGATACATCTTACCTTAAAAAAATCAATAAGCAGGTTGATAATATTTTATTTGTTGTTGAAAATTCCGATGTTCCGGAAATGAAGAAATTATATGAGCTTGTTTCAGGTTTTAACGAAACGATTATTCATACCTGA
- a CDS encoding TIGR01777 family oxidoreductase: MPKTVLIAGGTGQIGSHLIPKLLSNDYSVKLLTRDVQKAKNLLRGTGIDFIQWNDNSSIDELSNHINVSDYVINLAGANVAGKRWSNKFKQLLYDSRINSTRKLVDAIRMSGKKPEAFICASGVGIYGFRSDTELNEESTYGKDFLAKLCIDWEAEAKKAEEFGVRVVNMRTGFVLDKNEGAFPKLSLPFKLFVGGYMGNGKQYISWIHINDVIELYMFALDDYFISEPLNLTAPNPVTNKQFCKAMGKALHRPCWAPIPGFALKIISGELSESLLHGQRVIPQKALDHHFKFEFTEIDTALKDLVKK; encoded by the coding sequence ATGCCAAAAACCGTGTTAATTGCCGGAGGAACCGGACAAATCGGTTCTCATCTCATTCCAAAGCTTCTTTCAAACGACTATTCCGTAAAATTGCTTACAAGAGATGTTCAAAAAGCTAAGAACTTACTTCGAGGAACCGGTATTGATTTTATTCAATGGAATGATAACAGCAGCATAGATGAGCTTTCAAATCATATAAATGTTTCAGATTATGTAATAAACCTTGCCGGCGCTAATGTTGCCGGGAAACGTTGGAGTAATAAATTTAAACAGCTTTTATATGACAGCAGAATTAACTCAACAAGAAAATTGGTTGATGCAATAAGAATGAGCGGTAAAAAACCCGAAGCATTCATTTGCGCATCAGGTGTCGGCATATACGGTTTTAGAAGTGATACGGAGTTAAATGAAGAATCAACATACGGAAAAGACTTTCTTGCAAAATTGTGCATTGACTGGGAAGCTGAAGCAAAAAAAGCTGAAGAGTTTGGAGTGCGTGTTGTCAATATGAGAACGGGTTTCGTTCTCGATAAAAACGAAGGGGCGTTTCCAAAATTAAGTCTACCGTTTAAGTTATTTGTCGGCGGATATATGGGGAACGGGAAACAATATATATCATGGATTCATATAAATGATGTAATTGAACTCTATATGTTTGCACTTGACGATTATTTTATATCCGAACCGTTAAATTTAACCGCGCCAAATCCCGTAACGAATAAACAATTTTGCAAAGCAATGGGCAAAGCTTTACACCGTCCATGCTGGGCACCGATTCCCGGATTTGCTTTGAAAATAATTTCAGGAGAGCTGAGCGAAAGCTTACTTCACGGGCAAAGGGTGATTCCTCAAAAAGCTTTAGACCATCATTTTAAATTTGAATTCACCGAAATTGATACCGCGTTAAAAGATCTTGTAAAGAAATGA
- a CDS encoding DUF4397 domain-containing protein, giving the protein MKYLKLTSLFLFVAVLFSACSRYDGSVVGPTTVTTTQTKLKVINTATNFTSLSAKINNNSPQILAFENLLPYQTLPSGVQKMLVKTPDGTDSLHHENNLSNNVAYTWFIIDGAPLSVLPAVDNLDIPANGKAKVRISNFTNVDTINIKITGGDNLITGINNGAVWGYASVNSGTYNLEIRDFSDDKLLYSANGVTFSNQNIYDLVVSGYYGGTGLKEIRFTVYN; this is encoded by the coding sequence ATGAAATACCTTAAATTAACATCACTTTTCTTATTCGTTGCAGTGCTTTTTAGCGCTTGCAGCCGTTATGATGGTTCTGTGGTAGGACCTACTACTGTAACAACAACCCAAACCAAACTGAAAGTTATTAACACAGCTACAAATTTTACATCTTTATCTGCCAAAATAAATAACAATTCTCCTCAAATTTTGGCTTTTGAAAATTTGCTCCCATATCAGACTTTACCTTCAGGTGTTCAAAAAATGCTTGTTAAGACACCGGATGGAACCGATTCATTACATCATGAGAATAATCTTTCCAATAATGTTGCATATACATGGTTCATAATTGACGGAGCGCCCCTGAGTGTTCTCCCGGCTGTTGATAATCTTGATATTCCTGCAAACGGAAAAGCCAAAGTGAGAATATCAAATTTTACCAATGTAGATACTATTAATATAAAAATTACCGGCGGAGATAATTTAATAACCGGAATCAACAATGGCGCAGTTTGGGGTTATGCCTCAGTAAATAGTGGGACATATAACTTAGAAATAAGAGATTTTTCGGATGATAAACTGTTGTATTCTGCAAACGGGGTAACGTTTTCCAATCAAAATATATATGATTTAGTAGTAAGCGGATATTACGGAGGAACCGGACTTAAAGAAATTAGGTTTACAGTTTATAACTAA
- a CDS encoding DUF4397 domain-containing protein yields MKLLKSIVLVVTLFSAILFSSCDENNPLNPTGNARLKVINSIATHGSVLLQFDSVTYNPTFGYTEATDYRSFTSGTHSVRVVGTSGSTTTEATLGRTLDANTTHTWFVHDNINLNGFVYTTAVDNLNSPASGKFKLRVANVSPRTGAINIKSTGAPNDMFSNVSMSSVSGYLEFDEGTYSLEIRDASNGSLYGTPQTVTFTNGRIYDLAVSGLNTLGSPIIFTVYLSN; encoded by the coding sequence ATGAAACTGCTTAAAAGCATCGTTCTCGTTGTTACCCTTTTTTCTGCAATTTTATTTTCTTCATGTGATGAAAATAACCCTTTAAATCCTACCGGAAATGCAAGATTAAAAGTTATTAATTCAATTGCAACTCACGGTTCGGTATTGCTGCAATTCGACAGCGTTACATATAATCCAACATTTGGCTATACTGAAGCTACCGATTATAGAAGTTTTACCAGTGGTACTCATTCTGTCCGCGTCGTTGGAACGTCAGGAAGCACAACTACTGAAGCAACCTTAGGAAGAACTCTGGATGCTAATACAACGCATACATGGTTTGTTCATGATAACATAAATCTGAACGGGTTTGTTTATACTACAGCAGTCGATAACCTTAATAGTCCTGCTTCAGGTAAATTTAAGTTAAGAGTTGCAAATGTTTCTCCGAGAACGGGTGCAATAAACATTAAATCTACCGGCGCTCCTAATGATATGTTTTCGAATGTATCGATGTCAAGCGTATCAGGGTATTTAGAGTTTGATGAAGGAACTTATTCTTTAGAAATCAGAGATGCAAGTAACGGAAGTTTATATGGAACACCGCAAACTGTAACTTTTACAAACGGAAGGATTTATGATTTGGCAGTTTCGGGGTTAAATACACTTGGTTCACCTATCATTTTTACTGTTTACTTATCAAACTAA